The genomic region ACGCCGACGGCGGTCAGGCGCTCGGCGACGTCGTCAGCCCACGTGCGCCAGGCGTCGACGAGCTCATCCAGCTTCTCGTGGACGGTCGTGAAGTGGGGTCCGGTCACGTTCCAGTGCAGCTGCTTGCCGGTCAGGGCGAGGTCGATGAGATCCACGAGCGTGGGTTGCAGCTGGCCTTGGACGATGTCGCGGGCGCGGTCGTCGATGGTCGAGCGGACCATGTTCCCTCCTCGGAAGTCGGCGTGATCGCAGGGACGGGATCGCTCCCTACCCTGGACTCAGTCCAGATTACGGATCCAGGCCTGCCTCCGCACGTCCGCTACCTGGCCGAACGACGTGGCTCCCGTCAGGGGCCGCGGTAGACGGCGAAGCTGGTCGCTGCCGCGATCACCGATCCGCCGATCAGGTAGGTCCAGCCGGTGAGGCGATGGATGCCGAGCACGCCGTGGAACGCGCTGGGTTCGATGAGCACGATGATGCCGAAGATGGCCGCCAGGATCCCGACCCCACGCGCCCCGAGGGTGTCGAGCGCGGTGGCGGCGCTGGCGAGCAGCGACACACCGAGTATCAGCTCGATCAGGCCCATCCAGCCGGTGCGGTGGAACGCGCCGACGGTCGCGTGAGCCTGCTCACCTTCGATGACCGGCAGGCCGGCGCGGATCAGGGCAACCGCGCCCAGGACGGTCAGCGCGACACCCGCCAGGCCCACGACGATCTGCGCGAAGCGGGTTCGGCCACGGTAGTCGACGACGGTGACACGGTCGCTGCCGTCGAGTCGTTCCTCGATGACGGTCGGCATGGTGGTTCCTCGCGACGATGGTGTACCCACACTCTGCCGGACGCTCTCCCCTCACGCAGCGCCATCGTGCTGCCGCCCGGACCCCCCACTGGGTCCGGTGAACGAACGACCAGGGCCGCTCCGGGCTCCTACACGTCGGGAAGCTTCAGGTCGAGGTTGGGGGATTCGATGCCACCGTCGACGTCGATGATCTTGCCGGTGATGAACGATCCGGCGTCGGAGACGAGCCACAGAGCGGCGGCGGCCACGTCCTCGGGCTGGCCGAGCCGGCGCAGTGGCGTCTTCTCCTCGAGCTCGCGCTTGAGGTCCTCGTTGGTCATCACGATCTCGAGCGCCGAGGTCGCCACGGACCCGACCGCGAGGCCGTTCACCCGGATGCGCGGAGCGAGGTCGCGGGCCATGAGCCGCGTCATGTGGGCGAGCGCCGCCTTGGCGGTCCCGTAGGCGAGGAAGCCGCGCTCCACGAGGCGACCCATCGCGGAGGAGATGTTGAGGATGGCACCGCCGTGACCCTCGAGCATGCGTGGAACCGCCAAGCGGCTGAGCTCGAACGCGGTGGTCACGTTGAAGTGGAAGGCCTCCTCGAGGAAGTCCTCCGTGGTCTGCATCACCGGCATCGGGTAGGTCCCGCCGACGTTGTTGACGACGATGTCGAGGCGGCCGAAGTCGTCGACCGCTGCCTCGATCAGCCGCGGCAGCTGGTCGGTGTCACTGAGGT from Actinomycetota bacterium harbors:
- a CDS encoding SDR family oxidoreductase, producing MVLDRFRLDDRVAVITGAGRGLGAAMARAFAEAGADVVISSRTESELREVASDVESHGRRAAVVPADLSDTDQLPRLIEAAVDDFGRLDIVVNNVGGTYPMPVMQTTEDFLEEAFHFNVTTAFELSRLAVPRMLEGHGGAILNISSAMGRLVERGFLAYGTAKAALAHMTRLMARDLAPRIRVNGLAVGSVATSALEIVMTNEDLKRELEEKTPLRRLGQPEDVAAAALWLVSDAGSFITGKIIDVDGGIESPNLDLKLPDV